In the genome of Caldilineales bacterium, the window CGATGTACATGAAGTTCGCCAACACTTGCGTGCTCTGGCCGCCGCGGGTCATGATTGCCACCAGATCGAAGGCGCGTAGCGAGTCGATGATGGAGATGACGATGATGATGGTCGTCACCGGCGCCAGGAGCGGAAAGACGACGAAACGGAAGAGATTCCAGCGGCTGGCCCCATCCACCAGGGCGGCATCGAGCAGGGTCGGGTCCAGGTTCTTGAGTCCGGCCAGATAGAGCACCATGACATAGCCCACCTGCCGCCACACGGCCGACATGATCACGCACCAGATGGCCAGAGAGCGGTCGCCCAGCCAGCCTGGCAGGTTTTCGACGCCGATGTTCGCCAGAAACTGGTTGATCAATCCCAGTCGAGGATTGTAGACCCAGGCCCAGATCAGGCCGATGACCGGCAGCGACAGCACCAGCGGAGCGTAGAAGCTGACTTTGTACCAACGCCCCCCGCGCATTTCGGTGTTGAAGATAAGCGCCATCGCCAGCCCCGCCGTGGTCGGCACGGTGATGAAGACGATCAGCCAGCGGAGGTTGTTGAGCAGTGACTCGGTGAAGTTCCGGTCTTTGCTGAAGAGATAGATGTAGTTGCGCAGCCCCACCCAAACAGGAGCAGAGATGCTGTCCCAGTTGGTCAGGCTAAGATAGATGGTGTAGAGGGTGGGGGCGATGATCCAGATGAAATAGAGGATGAGGGGCGGGGCCAGGAAGACGACCGGCCAGGCCCACTGCGGGAGGGATCGCCCTCGTCGTCCTGGCTTGCGCTGCAAGAGGACGCGCACCGATGGATGGGCGAGCGGGAACTGCAGCGCCAGGCCCAGGCAGGCCAACAACGCCAGCCAATAGCCCAGCCCGGGCCGCAGGCTAGCGTCGCCACGAACCGGCAATCCCCGCGTGGTGACGAAATAGACCAGCCCGACGATGCCGACCGCCAGCATCCCCCACGAGGAAATGCGGTCATGTTCGGGCTTGAGCGCGCCCAACAGACCGAGGACGACGGCAAAGAATGTGAGCACGGGCAGCAAACCCAGCCAGGGTGAAGGCAGGGCGTCCGCCGCGCCGTAGAGGTTGTCGGAAACGATGCGAGCGGCGTTGAGGGTGGTGTTGCCCTGCACCCAGGCCAGGAAAATCACTGCCACCATGAGGAGCACGGCGCAGCCGAGGCCGAGCAGGGTGGAGGCGGTAAACTCCCAGCCTTCGGGCTGGTTGCGAGATGAGGGGTGAAAACCGGCTTGAGCTGCCATCACGGGCCTCCTGTGCAAGAAAGTTCGAGACCCCGGCCGGCGGCGCCGGCCCGGGGTCTCGAGTGAGAGTCGCTGCGCTTATTCGGCTTCTTCGGCCAGGATGCGCTGGCGTTCGGCCTCCAGATCGGCCAGGATCTTGTCAATGCTGCTGGGGTCGTCCCAGAAGCGCATGAAGCCATCCATGCCGGCCTCGGCCATGGGCGGAGTGGTGTCCCGGTCGTAGAACTGGGCGATGAAGTCGGCGCTTTGGATCAACTTGATGCCTTTCTGGGTGGCGGCGCTGACCTTCGAGATGTCGACATCGGTGCGTGTGGGCAGGCGTCCGAGTTCATCCAGGGCGCGCTGCTGGACTGCCTTCGAACCGAAATTGGCCAGGAACGCCTCGCCGCCTTCGGGGTTGCGGGCGTTCGCCGACATGAAGTAACCATCGGTCGGGGCGTCTTCGCCCACCGGGAGGGCAGGATCGATGATGGGGAAGCGGAAGAAATCGAGGTCGTTCTCAGCTTCATCAGGATACGAGTCGGTGATGAAGCCGCCCATCAGGTACATGGCGGCGTCGCCCTGCACCATGGGGTCGATGGCTTCCTGCCAGTCGAAGGCGGCCGGGTCATCGATGAAGCATTTGGCATCGATCAATTTGGCCCAGTTGGCGAAGGTCTTCTTCACACCCTCATCGGTGTAGGGCACCTTGAGGTCGGTGAGGTCGATGTGGTACTGCGGCCCGTTCGTGCGCATGTTCAGGTAATCGAACCAGGCCGCGGCCGGCCACTTGAAGCGGGCGCCGATGGTGATGGGCGTGATGCCGGCGGCATTCAGCTTGGTGCAGGCATCGAGCAGTTCATCGAAGGTTTCCGGCTCTTTGGCGATCCCGGCCTTCTCGAACAGCGACGGGCGGTAGTAGATGGCCCACCAGTAGTACGAGGTCGGCAGGAAGTACTGCTTGTCATCGGTGGTAGCCAGGGCCTTGAAGCCAGGGGCGAAGACGTCATCGAAGCCGTTGTCGGCCCACATCTGCGAGATG includes:
- a CDS encoding sugar ABC transporter permease — translated: MAAQAGFHPSSRNQPEGWEFTASTLLGLGCAVLLMVAVIFLAWVQGNTTLNAARIVSDNLYGAADALPSPWLGLLPVLTFFAVVLGLLGALKPEHDRISSWGMLAVGIVGLVYFVTTRGLPVRGDASLRPGLGYWLALLACLGLALQFPLAHPSVRVLLQRKPGRRGRSLPQWAWPVVFLAPPLILYFIWIIAPTLYTIYLSLTNWDSISAPVWVGLRNYIYLFSKDRNFTESLLNNLRWLIVFITVPTTAGLAMALIFNTEMRGGRWYKVSFYAPLVLSLPVIGLIWAWVYNPRLGLINQFLANIGVENLPGWLGDRSLAIWCVIMSAVWRQVGYVMVLYLAGLKNLDPTLLDAALVDGASRWNLFRFVVFPLLAPVTTIIIVISIIDSLRAFDLVAIMTRGGQSTQVLANFMYIEAFNNYRMGYGAAIAVILFLISLVFIGFYLSRVVKEEMEY
- a CDS encoding ABC transporter substrate-binding protein, with amino-acid sequence MNRKFFWLLAAMLVLAVAVMSACAAPSTPIVQTVEVTKEVVKEVQVTVEVPKEVQVEVTKEVVVEKPVAAKSVLYNSNNGDPKPRAFDEAIVKQWNTDHPDMPVEQSIIAHEDFKQAIRAYLTADPAPDVLTWFAGNRTRFFVNKGLIRDISQMWADNGFDDVFAPGFKALATTDDKQYFLPTSYYWWAIYYRPSLFEKAGIAKEPETFDELLDACTKLNAAGITPITIGARFKWPAAAWFDYLNMRTNGPQYHIDLTDLKVPYTDEGVKKTFANWAKLIDAKCFIDDPAAFDWQEAIDPMVQGDAAMYLMGGFITDSYPDEAENDLDFFRFPIIDPALPVGEDAPTDGYFMSANARNPEGGEAFLANFGSKAVQQRALDELGRLPTRTDVDISKVSAATQKGIKLIQSADFIAQFYDRDTTPPMAEAGMDGFMRFWDDPSSIDKILADLEAERQRILAEEAE